The Corallococcus caeni genome includes a region encoding these proteins:
- a CDS encoding MupA/Atu3671 family FMN-dependent luciferase-like monooxygenase: MTGSPTALPSFPTLVDLLRARAGTQGEELLYRFLETGDVDGPVEEWSYARLDARARAVGALLAADGARGERALLLYPPGLEFVAGFMGCLFGGVVAVPCYPPDPTRLDRTLPRLRAIARDCGARYVLTTQAIQDMAEFFTPQAPELGELRWVATDAVPEARAAEWRRPDVDADSLAFLQYTSGSTGTPKGVQVSHHNILSNEALITRGFGLDASRSSGMGWLPMFHDMGLIGKVLQPLYLGFPCTLMSPIAFLQRPLRWLEAISHFRATCSGGPNFAYDLCVRKATDADRERLDLSSWDLAFNGAEPVRRESLERFADTFARCGFRKTAFYPCYGLAEATLIVSGGTKGEPYAHGAFDLDSVARGRPVAAGADGRALSLVSSGRAAPGHQVRVVHPETLDTCPAGTVGEIWTTGPSVARGYWNRPEETERAFGARLVGSAESWLRTGDLGFLGADGELFVTGRLKDLIIIRGRNLYPQDLEQSVERAHRAVRPGCVAAFSVEEAGEERLVVTAEVDARDDFDAAAVVDAVRRALAEEHAVHAHGLVLLQARSIPKTSSGKIQRRACRDGYLAGELEVVGSSIVTGADVPGVPAVSLSEALSTSGPERRARVEEALRGAVARQLGMSPGQVRSDAALASLGLDSLMALELHGELEAALGAPLPVAFLWQHPTLKDCAEQLLDAGDRARHLPPLQAGALEGPLPLSPGQQRLWFLDRLVPGTPLYHVHFQLRLSGPLDEPALRHALESLVARHAVLRTRFLEAGGQPHAEVQPVGAVALPRTDLRGRPAAEQDARLRELALAQAQEPFALDAGPLLRTALVTLEDQEHVLLMTQHHIITDGWSTGVLARELASLYRARVSGTSDALKPVALQYPDVARWQHAWGPLLDAQREYWARRLQGMPRLELPADHARPRTPGFQGALHRLTLPRDLVERVKAVGREEGCTLFVTLAAAWAALMSRYSGQEDFGLGTVVSQRERPGLRDVVGFLAHTLVLRCDVSGAPSFRELLARTRRTFHEALANAELPFEEVVGASRAVRGADNPLFQTNLLLEALPPTDLDVPGMTWRPVLPVPDGAVEGTAKFDLQLSLAETPAGLEGALEYRTDLFEPATVARLSSHLERLLRAAVGAPGASVADLPLLTPDEARTVLRDWNDFTPPPDAATDVSIPGQFRAQAARTPDAVAVVGDDEALTYAQLDARSDAWAWRLRERGVGPESRVGLCVERSASMVVAMLGVLKAGAAYVPLDPDYPRERLTYVLEDSRAALLLTQAHLAELLPTAGLPVVCLDGPEAPAPAHARGGPSVRVGPGDLAYVIYTSGSTGRPKGVMVPHGAVDNFFTAMDARVGPSPAGSWLAVTSISFDISVLELLWTLTRGFKVVVQGEDAVLKAPSRASATRRKPLEFSLFYFADDADGGSGADRYRLLLEGARFADRQGFTAVWTPERHFHAFGGLYPNPAVAGAAIAAVTERVGIRAGSVVLPLHHPVRVAEDWSLVDNLSRGRAGISVASGWHANDFVFAPDAYARRREQMMEGLDTVRRLWRGETLRMPGGGGAQVDVTLRPRPVQAELPVWLTAAGNPDTFVTAGRLGCRVLTHLLGQSWDDLEQKLSLYRDAWRGAGHPGDGHVTLMLHSFIGEDAGAVRAAAERPFRNYLKSSADLMRGLGRTLGVDMDAATEADLERLAGHAFERYFETSGLFGTPRGVRERVEQLRAGGVDEVGCLIDFGIPTDTVLASLPRLHEVKARSDRDGRRTGTGKPLAERLREHAITHLQCTPSLARTLLADAAPQEALGSVRRMMVGGEALPTALATSLKQALSPDAALLNMYGPTETTVWSSTHRVSDAEAGAVASIGSPFTRTRFYVLDARKAPVPVGVPGELYISGAGVVRGYLHRPALTAERFVPDPFGEEPGARMYRTGDRVRWRADGTVEFLGRVDFQLKVRGFRIEAGEVEAALTAHPSVRESVVVAREDVPGDVRLVAYVVANPGQEADPATLRDFVARRLPEHMVPSLVVPLYVLPLTPNGKADRQALPAPTQARAVKAAYVAPQGQVEEQVAAVWREVLRVDQVGVHDNFFDLGGHSLLMVQVHTRLKTALGQDLPLLKLLEHPTISALARYLRQPSTPKNQPVEAAQDRARRQMESLRRQRQRDRR, from the coding sequence ATGACCGGGAGTCCCACCGCTTTGCCCTCCTTCCCCACGCTCGTGGATCTGCTGCGCGCGCGCGCGGGCACCCAGGGGGAGGAGCTGCTCTACCGCTTCCTGGAGACGGGCGACGTGGACGGGCCCGTGGAGGAGTGGAGCTACGCCCGGCTGGATGCGCGGGCGCGCGCGGTGGGCGCGCTGCTCGCGGCGGACGGGGCCCGGGGTGAGCGGGCGCTGCTGCTCTACCCGCCGGGCCTGGAGTTCGTCGCCGGCTTCATGGGCTGTCTCTTCGGCGGCGTGGTGGCCGTGCCCTGTTACCCGCCGGACCCCACGCGGCTGGACCGGACGCTGCCGCGGCTGCGCGCCATCGCCCGGGACTGCGGCGCGCGCTACGTGCTCACCACGCAGGCCATCCAGGACATGGCGGAGTTCTTCACCCCGCAGGCCCCGGAGCTCGGGGAGCTGCGCTGGGTGGCCACCGACGCGGTGCCCGAAGCGCGCGCGGCGGAGTGGAGGCGGCCCGACGTGGACGCGGACTCGCTCGCGTTCCTCCAGTACACGTCCGGCTCCACCGGGACGCCCAAGGGCGTGCAGGTGAGCCACCACAACATCCTCAGCAACGAGGCGCTCATCACCCGGGGCTTCGGGCTGGACGCGTCGCGCTCGTCGGGCATGGGGTGGCTGCCCATGTTCCACGACATGGGCCTCATCGGGAAGGTCCTCCAGCCGCTGTACCTGGGCTTCCCGTGCACGCTGATGTCGCCCATCGCGTTCCTGCAGCGGCCGCTGCGCTGGCTGGAGGCCATCTCGCACTTCCGCGCCACCTGCAGCGGCGGGCCCAACTTCGCGTATGACCTGTGCGTGCGGAAGGCCACCGACGCGGACCGCGAGCGGCTGGACCTGTCCAGCTGGGACCTGGCGTTCAACGGCGCGGAGCCGGTGCGGCGCGAGTCGCTGGAGCGCTTCGCGGACACCTTCGCCCGCTGTGGGTTCCGCAAGACGGCGTTCTATCCATGTTACGGCCTCGCCGAAGCGACGCTCATCGTCAGCGGTGGAACGAAGGGCGAGCCGTACGCGCACGGTGCCTTCGACCTGGACTCCGTCGCGCGCGGCAGGCCGGTGGCCGCGGGGGCGGACGGCCGCGCGCTGTCGCTGGTGTCCTCCGGGCGCGCCGCGCCAGGGCACCAGGTGCGCGTGGTGCATCCGGAGACGCTGGACACGTGTCCCGCCGGGACGGTGGGGGAGATCTGGACCACGGGCCCCAGCGTGGCCCGGGGCTACTGGAACCGGCCGGAGGAGACGGAGCGGGCCTTCGGCGCGCGGCTGGTGGGGAGCGCGGAGTCGTGGCTGCGCACGGGGGACCTGGGCTTCCTGGGCGCGGACGGAGAGCTGTTCGTCACCGGCCGGCTCAAGGACCTCATCATCATCCGGGGCCGCAACCTCTATCCCCAGGACCTGGAGCAGTCCGTGGAGCGCGCGCACCGCGCGGTGCGTCCGGGCTGCGTGGCCGCCTTCAGCGTGGAGGAGGCGGGCGAGGAGCGGCTGGTGGTGACCGCCGAGGTCGACGCGCGCGATGACTTCGACGCGGCGGCCGTGGTGGACGCCGTCCGCCGGGCGCTGGCCGAGGAGCACGCGGTGCACGCCCACGGACTGGTGCTGCTCCAGGCGCGCAGCATCCCGAAGACGTCCAGCGGGAAGATCCAGCGCCGGGCCTGCCGCGACGGCTACCTCGCGGGGGAGCTGGAGGTGGTGGGTTCGTCCATCGTGACAGGCGCGGACGTGCCCGGGGTCCCCGCCGTGTCGCTGAGCGAGGCCCTGTCGACGTCCGGGCCCGAGCGCCGCGCGCGCGTCGAGGAGGCGCTGCGCGGCGCGGTGGCGCGCCAGCTGGGGATGTCACCGGGACAGGTGCGCTCCGACGCGGCGCTGGCCAGCCTGGGACTGGACTCCCTGATGGCGCTGGAGCTGCACGGCGAGCTGGAGGCGGCGTTGGGCGCGCCGCTGCCGGTCGCCTTCCTGTGGCAGCACCCCACGCTGAAGGACTGCGCGGAGCAGCTGCTGGACGCGGGCGACCGCGCGCGCCACCTGCCGCCCCTCCAGGCCGGAGCGCTGGAGGGCCCCCTGCCGCTGTCCCCCGGCCAGCAGCGCCTGTGGTTCCTGGACCGGCTGGTGCCGGGCACGCCGCTGTACCACGTCCACTTCCAGCTGCGGCTGTCGGGCCCGCTGGACGAGCCGGCGCTGCGCCACGCGCTGGAGTCGCTGGTCGCGCGGCACGCGGTGCTGCGCACGCGCTTCCTGGAAGCCGGCGGACAGCCGCACGCGGAGGTCCAGCCCGTGGGGGCCGTGGCGCTGCCGCGCACCGACCTGCGCGGGCGGCCCGCCGCGGAGCAGGACGCGAGGCTGCGCGAGCTGGCGCTGGCCCAGGCGCAGGAGCCGTTCGCGCTGGACGCCGGCCCGCTGCTGCGCACCGCGCTGGTGACGCTGGAGGACCAGGAGCACGTCCTCCTGATGACCCAGCACCACATCATCACGGACGGCTGGTCCACCGGCGTGCTGGCCCGCGAGCTGGCCTCGCTCTACCGCGCCCGGGTGTCCGGCACGTCCGACGCGCTCAAGCCCGTCGCGCTGCAATACCCGGATGTCGCCCGGTGGCAGCACGCGTGGGGGCCGCTGCTGGACGCGCAGCGCGAGTACTGGGCGCGCCGGCTCCAGGGCATGCCCCGGCTGGAGCTGCCCGCGGACCACGCGCGGCCCCGGACGCCCGGCTTCCAGGGGGCGCTGCACCGGCTCACCCTGCCCCGCGACCTGGTGGAGCGCGTGAAGGCGGTGGGCCGCGAGGAGGGGTGCACGCTCTTCGTCACGCTGGCGGCGGCGTGGGCGGCGCTCATGTCGCGCTACAGCGGCCAGGAGGACTTCGGGCTGGGCACCGTCGTGTCCCAGCGCGAGCGCCCGGGCCTCCGCGACGTGGTGGGCTTCCTGGCCCACACCCTGGTGCTGCGCTGTGACGTGTCCGGGGCGCCTTCGTTCCGCGAGCTGCTCGCGCGCACGCGGCGCACCTTCCACGAGGCGCTGGCGAACGCGGAGCTGCCCTTCGAGGAGGTGGTGGGCGCCTCGCGCGCGGTGCGCGGCGCCGACAACCCGCTCTTCCAGACGAACCTCCTGCTGGAGGCCCTGCCCCCCACGGACCTGGACGTGCCCGGCATGACGTGGCGGCCCGTGCTGCCGGTGCCTGACGGCGCGGTGGAGGGCACGGCGAAGTTCGACCTCCAGCTGTCCCTGGCGGAGACGCCCGCGGGCCTGGAGGGCGCGCTGGAGTACCGCACCGACCTCTTCGAGCCCGCCACCGTGGCGCGGCTGTCCAGCCACCTGGAGCGGCTGCTTCGCGCGGCCGTGGGCGCTCCCGGCGCGAGCGTGGCGGACCTGCCGCTGCTCACGCCGGACGAGGCGCGCACCGTGCTGCGCGACTGGAACGACTTCACCCCGCCCCCGGACGCCGCCACGGACGTGAGCATCCCCGGCCAGTTCCGGGCGCAGGCCGCGCGCACGCCGGACGCGGTGGCCGTGGTGGGCGACGACGAGGCGCTCACCTACGCGCAGCTGGACGCGCGCAGCGACGCGTGGGCCTGGCGCCTGCGGGAGCGCGGCGTGGGCCCGGAGTCGCGCGTGGGCCTGTGCGTGGAGCGCTCCGCGAGCATGGTGGTGGCCATGCTGGGCGTGCTCAAGGCCGGGGCGGCCTACGTGCCGCTGGACCCCGACTACCCGCGCGAGCGCCTGACGTACGTGCTGGAGGACTCGCGCGCCGCGCTGCTCCTCACCCAGGCGCACCTGGCGGAGCTGCTGCCCACCGCCGGGCTGCCCGTGGTGTGCCTGGACGGCCCGGAGGCTCCGGCCCCGGCGCACGCGCGGGGCGGCCCCTCCGTGCGCGTGGGCCCGGGCGACCTGGCCTACGTCATCTACACCTCCGGCTCCACCGGCAGGCCCAAGGGCGTGATGGTGCCCCACGGCGCGGTGGACAACTTCTTCACCGCCATGGACGCGCGCGTGGGCCCCTCCCCCGCCGGCTCGTGGCTGGCCGTCACCAGCATCTCCTTCGACATCTCCGTGCTGGAGCTGCTGTGGACGCTCACGCGCGGCTTCAAGGTCGTGGTGCAGGGCGAGGACGCGGTGCTGAAGGCCCCCTCGCGCGCGTCCGCCACGCGCCGCAAGCCGCTGGAGTTCAGCCTCTTCTACTTCGCGGACGACGCGGACGGCGGCTCCGGCGCGGACCGCTACCGGCTGCTGCTGGAGGGCGCCAGGTTCGCGGACCGCCAGGGCTTCACGGCGGTGTGGACGCCGGAGCGGCACTTCCACGCCTTCGGCGGCCTGTACCCCAACCCCGCCGTCGCCGGCGCCGCCATCGCCGCCGTCACCGAGCGGGTGGGCATCCGCGCGGGCAGCGTGGTGCTCCCGCTCCACCACCCGGTGCGCGTGGCGGAGGACTGGTCCCTGGTGGACAACCTCTCGCGGGGCCGCGCGGGCATCTCCGTGGCGTCGGGCTGGCACGCCAATGACTTCGTCTTCGCGCCGGATGCGTACGCGCGGCGGCGCGAGCAGATGATGGAGGGGCTGGACACCGTGCGCCGGCTGTGGCGCGGCGAGACGCTGCGCATGCCCGGCGGCGGGGGCGCGCAGGTGGACGTCACGCTGCGGCCCAGGCCCGTGCAGGCGGAGCTGCCGGTGTGGCTCACCGCGGCCGGCAACCCGGACACCTTCGTCACCGCGGGCCGGCTGGGCTGCCGCGTCCTCACCCACCTGCTGGGCCAGTCGTGGGATGACCTGGAGCAGAAGCTGTCGCTCTACCGCGACGCGTGGCGCGGCGCGGGCCACCCGGGCGACGGCCACGTCACCCTCATGCTGCATAGCTTCATCGGGGAGGACGCGGGCGCGGTGCGCGCGGCGGCGGAGCGCCCGTTCCGAAACTACCTCAAGAGTTCCGCGGACCTGATGCGCGGCCTGGGCCGCACGCTGGGCGTGGACATGGACGCGGCCACGGAAGCGGACCTGGAGCGGCTGGCGGGCCACGCCTTCGAGCGCTACTTCGAGACGAGCGGCCTCTTCGGAACGCCGCGCGGCGTGCGCGAGCGCGTGGAGCAGCTGCGCGCGGGCGGCGTGGACGAGGTGGGCTGCCTCATCGACTTCGGCATCCCTACCGACACGGTGCTCGCGAGCCTGCCCCGGCTGCACGAGGTGAAGGCCCGGAGCGACCGCGACGGCCGGCGGACCGGCACCGGGAAGCCCCTGGCGGAGCGGCTGCGCGAGCACGCCATCACCCACCTGCAGTGCACCCCGTCCCTGGCGCGGACCCTGCTGGCGGACGCGGCCCCCCAGGAGGCCCTGGGCAGCGTGCGCCGGATGATGGTGGGCGGAGAGGCCCTGCCCACCGCGCTGGCCACGTCGCTCAAGCAGGCGCTGTCGCCGGACGCGGCGCTGCTCAACATGTACGGCCCCACGGAGACCACCGTCTGGTCCTCCACCCACCGCGTGTCGGACGCGGAGGCCGGCGCGGTGGCGTCCATCGGCTCGCCCTTCACGCGCACGCGCTTCTACGTGCTCGACGCGCGCAAGGCGCCGGTGCCGGTGGGCGTGCCCGGGGAGCTCTACATCAGCGGCGCGGGCGTGGTGCGCGGCTACCTGCACCGGCCGGCCCTCACCGCGGAGCGCTTCGTGCCCGACCCCTTCGGGGAGGAGCCCGGCGCGCGCATGTACCGCACCGGGGACCGGGTGCGCTGGCGCGCGGACGGCACGGTGGAGTTCCTGGGCCGCGTGGACTTCCAGCTCAAGGTGCGCGGCTTCCGCATCGAGGCCGGCGAGGTGGAGGCGGCCCTGACCGCGCACCCGTCCGTGCGCGAGTCCGTGGTGGTGGCGCGCGAGGACGTCCCCGGTGACGTGCGCCTCGTCGCCTACGTCGTCGCGAACCCAGGGCAGGAGGCGGACCCCGCCACGCTGCGGGACTTCGTGGCGCGCCGGCTGCCGGAGCACATGGTGCCGTCGCTGGTGGTGCCCCTGTACGTGCTGCCGCTGACGCCCAACGGCAAGGCGGACCGCCAGGCCCTGCCGGCCCCCACGCAGGCGCGCGCCGTGAAGGCCGCGTACGTGGCTCCGCAGGGACAGGTGGAGGAGCAGGTCGCGGCGGTGTGGCGCGAAGTCCTCCGCGTGGACCAGGTGGGCGTGCACGACAACTTCTTCGACCTGGGCGGCCACTCGCTGCTCATGGTGCAGGTGCACACGCGGCTCAAGACGGCGCTGGGCCAGGACCTGCCCCTGCTGAAGCTGCTGGAGCACCCGACCATCAGCGCCCTGGCGCGCTATCTGCGCCAGCCCTCCACCCCGAAGAACCAGCCGGTGGAGGCCGCGCAGGACCGCGCGCGGCGGCAGATGGAGAGCCTCCGCCGCCAGCGTCAGCGGGACCGGCGCTAG
- a CDS encoding type I polyketide synthase encodes MNETTLDEGNDLLIAIVGMAGRFPGSPDVDAFWRNLCAGVEGIRHFTDEELKARGVPPERLKEPGFVRAGAVLDGVDQFDASFFGYSPREALLMDPQHRLFLECAWEALERSAHGLEGDSRSVGVFAGTSLSTYLLFNLRTHPELLTSEEAFQVMIGNDKDFLATRLAYHLDLKGPALDVQTGCSTSLVATHLACQALLGFQCDVAIAGGVSVDVPQRTGYVHQAGGIASPDGHCRPFDAQAQGTLFGSGVGVVVLKRLSDALADGSPIHAVIRATAINNDGAAKLGFTAPSAEGQAEVIARTHALADVTPDTVGYVETHGTGTLLGDPVEVSALTTAFRAGTQAHGFCALGSVKSNIGHLDAAAGVAGLIKTALVVEHGRIPPTLHFRTPNPNISWEDNPFYVNAELKTWDTAGAPRRAGVSSFGIGGTNAHALLEQAPARPASGPSRAWKLLPLSARTPGALDALTHNLGAHLEAAPGQDLADVAYTLQVGRKAFARRRVLVCADREDAVQLLADVDPEHVHTGEARDGGRAVTFLFPGGGAQHLRMGQELYETEDAFREAFDACAAILTRLGGPSLRAVLYPAGDADGGAPLPRPSVGLPALFSVEYALGRLWESWGIQPESLIGHSMGEYVAACLAGVFSLEDALALVTERGRLFEQLPPGGMVSVALPEQEVRPLLGANLSLAAVNAPSQCVVAGDNASVDALVADLAARGVEHRRVHIDVAAHSHLIDTILPAFASCVGRLELNPPKLPVVSGVTGTWLTAEEAQSPAYWVRHLRQTVRFGQGVRTLLEDPARVLLEVGPGRTLGSLARLQVERGQPTVVLTSMRAPREPGSDLRFALTTLGRLWVAGVAVDWRRLSQHEERRRVVLPTYPFERKRHWLEPRAEGVAVSAPAPLERREDRAQWFYLPSWKRTVAPPPAAAANAPAWLVFTDAGGLGDALAARLTQDGGHVVRVRPGTGFLRHEDGTFEVDPDRAETYAALVAALDEDGEPLARVIHLWGADAASPDTAGVEHAQRMGLHSLLFLAQALEGRGSRGPVHLTVVTTGVQAVTGHELLTPAKATVLGACRVLPHEVRGLTCQAIDVEPAVSPDAHQALAARLVVEVSATPANGVTALRGAYRWEQTFEPARLEAPATGAPSRLRARGTYLITGGLGGIGLVLAEHLARQVQARLVLVGRNALPERASWDGWLASSASDDATAKRIRQVQALEALGAEVLVLQADVGSSEQMARVLHRTREAFGPPHGVIHAAGVPAGGLAQLRTRDAVEGVLRPKVLGTWVLHELLRGVPLDFLLLCSSRTAYTAEPGQIDHCAACSFQDAFAHHAALQGDAKVLSLGWDTWREVGQAVSTALPDAARGLRDATLAHALTSAEGVDVFERVLTHPSPSVVVSTRDLGAAIASSAALLDTLMGGAASDAAPGEAPVRLDDAEQALMEIWQRLLGLEQVGLHENFFELGGNSLIGLKVIHEVKRRFDRDLPVVALFENPTLGAMARLLTPQASAAPATHDRRGRGARRREQMQQRRPTSR; translated from the coding sequence ATGAACGAAACCACCCTGGATGAGGGCAACGACCTGCTCATCGCCATTGTCGGAATGGCCGGACGCTTTCCGGGCTCCCCGGACGTGGACGCCTTCTGGCGCAACCTCTGCGCGGGCGTGGAGGGCATCCGTCACTTCACCGACGAGGAACTGAAGGCCCGGGGCGTGCCGCCGGAGCGGCTGAAGGAGCCGGGCTTCGTGCGCGCGGGCGCGGTGCTGGACGGCGTGGACCAGTTCGACGCGTCCTTCTTCGGCTACTCGCCGCGCGAGGCCCTGTTGATGGATCCGCAGCACCGCCTCTTCCTGGAGTGCGCGTGGGAGGCGCTGGAGCGGTCCGCGCACGGGCTGGAGGGCGACTCGCGCTCGGTGGGCGTCTTCGCGGGCACCAGCCTCAGCACGTACCTGCTCTTCAACCTGCGCACGCACCCGGAGTTGCTCACCTCGGAGGAGGCCTTCCAGGTGATGATTGGCAACGACAAGGACTTCCTCGCCACGCGGCTGGCGTACCACCTGGACCTGAAGGGCCCGGCGCTGGACGTGCAGACGGGCTGTTCCACGTCGCTCGTCGCCACCCACCTGGCGTGTCAGGCGCTGCTCGGCTTCCAGTGCGACGTGGCCATCGCGGGCGGCGTGTCCGTGGACGTCCCGCAGCGCACCGGCTACGTGCACCAGGCGGGCGGCATCGCGTCACCGGACGGCCACTGCCGCCCTTTCGACGCGCAGGCACAGGGCACCCTCTTCGGCAGCGGCGTGGGCGTGGTGGTGCTCAAGCGGCTGTCGGACGCGCTCGCGGACGGCAGCCCCATCCACGCCGTCATCCGCGCCACCGCCATCAACAACGACGGCGCGGCGAAGCTGGGCTTCACCGCGCCCAGCGCCGAGGGCCAGGCGGAGGTCATCGCCCGGACGCACGCGCTGGCGGACGTGACGCCGGACACGGTGGGCTACGTGGAGACGCACGGCACCGGCACCCTGCTGGGCGACCCGGTGGAGGTCTCCGCCCTCACCACCGCCTTTCGCGCGGGGACGCAGGCCCATGGCTTCTGCGCGCTGGGGTCGGTGAAGTCCAACATCGGCCACCTGGACGCGGCGGCGGGCGTGGCGGGCCTCATCAAGACGGCGCTGGTGGTCGAGCACGGGCGCATCCCGCCCACGCTGCACTTCCGCACGCCCAACCCCAACATCTCCTGGGAGGACAACCCCTTCTATGTCAACGCGGAGCTGAAGACGTGGGACACCGCGGGGGCCCCGCGCCGCGCGGGCGTCAGCTCGTTCGGCATCGGGGGCACCAACGCGCACGCCCTGCTGGAGCAGGCCCCCGCGCGTCCTGCGTCCGGGCCGTCCCGGGCGTGGAAGCTGCTGCCCCTGTCCGCCCGGACGCCGGGCGCGCTGGACGCGCTGACGCACAACCTGGGCGCGCACCTGGAGGCGGCCCCCGGCCAGGACCTGGCGGACGTGGCGTACACGCTCCAGGTGGGCCGCAAGGCCTTCGCGAGGCGGCGGGTGCTGGTCTGCGCGGACCGGGAGGACGCGGTCCAGCTGCTCGCGGACGTGGATCCGGAGCACGTGCACACCGGCGAGGCCCGGGACGGCGGGCGCGCCGTCACGTTCCTCTTCCCGGGCGGCGGCGCCCAGCACCTGCGCATGGGACAGGAGCTGTACGAAACGGAGGACGCGTTCCGCGAGGCCTTCGACGCGTGCGCCGCCATCCTCACCCGCCTGGGAGGTCCGTCGCTGCGCGCCGTCCTCTACCCCGCGGGCGACGCGGACGGCGGGGCCCCGCTGCCGCGGCCGTCCGTGGGGCTGCCCGCGCTCTTCAGCGTGGAGTACGCGCTGGGACGGCTGTGGGAGTCCTGGGGCATCCAGCCCGAGTCCCTCATTGGCCACAGCATGGGCGAGTACGTGGCCGCGTGCCTCGCGGGCGTGTTCTCGCTGGAGGACGCCCTGGCGCTCGTCACGGAGCGCGGCCGACTGTTCGAACAGCTGCCCCCCGGCGGCATGGTGAGCGTGGCCCTGCCGGAGCAGGAGGTCCGCCCGCTGCTGGGCGCGAACCTGTCGCTGGCCGCGGTCAACGCGCCATCGCAGTGCGTGGTGGCCGGCGACAACGCGTCGGTGGACGCGCTGGTGGCGGACCTCGCCGCCCGGGGCGTCGAGCACCGGCGCGTGCACATCGACGTTGCCGCGCACTCGCACCTCATCGACACCATCCTCCCGGCGTTCGCGTCGTGCGTGGGCCGGCTGGAATTGAATCCCCCGAAGCTGCCCGTCGTGTCCGGCGTGACGGGCACCTGGCTGACGGCCGAGGAGGCCCAGAGCCCCGCGTACTGGGTGCGGCACCTGCGGCAGACCGTGCGCTTCGGGCAGGGCGTGCGCACCCTGCTGGAGGATCCGGCGCGCGTCCTGCTGGAGGTGGGCCCCGGCCGCACGCTGGGGTCGCTCGCGCGGCTCCAGGTGGAGCGCGGCCAGCCCACGGTGGTCCTCACGTCCATGCGCGCCCCGCGTGAGCCGGGCTCCGACCTGCGCTTCGCCCTGACGACGCTGGGCCGCCTGTGGGTCGCGGGCGTGGCCGTGGACTGGCGTCGGCTCTCCCAGCACGAGGAGCGGCGGCGCGTGGTGCTGCCCACCTATCCCTTCGAGCGCAAGCGGCACTGGCTGGAGCCGCGCGCGGAGGGCGTGGCCGTCAGCGCGCCCGCGCCGCTCGAGCGCCGCGAGGACCGGGCGCAGTGGTTCTACCTGCCGTCGTGGAAGCGGACGGTGGCCCCGCCCCCGGCCGCCGCCGCGAACGCCCCGGCCTGGCTCGTCTTCACCGACGCGGGCGGGCTGGGTGACGCGCTGGCGGCGCGGCTCACGCAGGACGGCGGCCACGTCGTCCGCGTGCGGCCGGGCACCGGCTTCCTCCGTCACGAGGACGGCACCTTCGAGGTGGACCCCGACCGCGCGGAGACCTACGCGGCGCTGGTGGCCGCGCTGGACGAGGACGGCGAGCCCCTGGCGCGCGTCATCCACCTGTGGGGCGCGGACGCGGCCAGCCCGGACACGGCGGGCGTGGAGCACGCCCAGCGCATGGGCCTGCACAGCCTGCTGTTCCTGGCGCAGGCCCTGGAGGGCCGCGGCTCGCGCGGGCCGGTGCACCTCACGGTGGTGACCACGGGCGTGCAGGCGGTCACCGGCCACGAGCTGCTCACCCCCGCCAAGGCCACCGTGCTGGGGGCCTGTCGCGTGCTGCCCCACGAGGTGAGGGGCCTCACGTGTCAGGCCATCGACGTGGAGCCCGCCGTCAGCCCGGACGCGCACCAGGCCCTGGCCGCGCGCCTGGTCGTGGAGGTGTCCGCGACGCCCGCCAACGGCGTCACGGCGCTGCGCGGCGCCTACCGGTGGGAGCAGACCTTCGAGCCGGCCCGGCTGGAGGCCCCCGCCACGGGCGCGCCGTCCCGCCTGCGCGCCCGGGGCACGTACCTCATCACCGGCGGCCTGGGCGGCATCGGCCTGGTGCTCGCGGAGCACCTCGCGCGGCAGGTGCAGGCGCGGCTGGTGCTGGTGGGCCGCAACGCCCTGCCGGAGCGGGCGTCGTGGGACGGCTGGCTCGCGTCCTCCGCCAGCGACGACGCGACGGCGAAGCGCATCCGTCAGGTGCAGGCCCTGGAGGCCCTGGGCGCGGAGGTGCTGGTGCTTCAGGCGGACGTGGGGTCCTCCGAGCAGATGGCGCGGGTGCTCCACCGAACGCGCGAGGCGTTCGGCCCTCCGCATGGCGTCATCCACGCCGCGGGCGTGCCCGCCGGAGGCCTGGCCCAGCTGCGCACCCGTGACGCCGTGGAGGGCGTGCTGCGCCCCAAGGTGCTGGGGACGTGGGTGCTGCATGAGCTGCTGCGGGGCGTGCCGCTCGACTTCTTGCTGCTCTGCTCGTCCCGCACCGCGTACACGGCCGAGCCCGGGCAGATCGACCACTGCGCCGCGTGCAGCTTCCAGGACGCCTTCGCCCACCACGCCGCCCTGCAGGGGGACGCGAAGGTGCTGTCGCTGGGCTGGGACACCTGGCGCGAGGTGGGCCAGGCCGTCTCCACCGCGCTGCCGGACGCGGCGCGGGGCCTTCGCGACGCAACGCTCGCGCACGCGCTGACGTCCGCGGAGGGCGTGGACGTCTTCGAGCGCGTCCTCACCCACCCCAGCCCCAGCGTCGTCGTCTCCACGCGGGACCTGGGCGCGGCCATCGCCAGCAGCGCGGCGCTGCTGGACACGCTGATGGGCGGGGCGGCCAGCGACGCGGCCCCGGGCGAGGCCCCCGTCCGCCTGGACGACGCCGAGCAGGCGCTGATGGAAATCTGGCAGCGCCTGCTGGGCCTGGAGCAGGTGGGCCTGCACGAGAACTTCTTCGAGCTGGGGGGCAACTCGCTCATCGGCCTGAAGGTCATCCACGAAGTGAAGCGTCGCTTCGACCGGGACCTGCCCGTCGTGGCCCTCTTCGAGAACCCCACCCTGGGTGCCATGGCCCGGCTGCTCACGCCCCAGGCGTCGGCCGCGCCCGCAACCCATGACCGGCGCGGGCGCGGTGCACGCCGCCGCGAACAGATGCAGCAGCGCCGTCCCACCAGCCGCTGA